A window of Pyramidobacter piscolens W5455 genomic DNA:
GCCAGGCCATGGGCGACCCGATCGTCGCCATCAGCCCGACCATGACGATAAAGACGCCGATCGCGGGGCCGATGGCCGAAATCAATCCAACGCGGAACGCCGTCCTAGTGATTTCGGGATCGATCTGCGCTTCGCGGGCCGTCCGTTTGGCCAGCCGGGTGAACAGCAGCGACTGGACCAGCGACACCACGACGGTGACGGCGCAGAGCGCCCAGACCATAGGCTGGTTGCCAATTCTCATAACTTCCTGCAAAGACTCCATGAAAACCGTACCCCCTCAAAAATGATTTCCATAAAATAAAACAGAACAACCTTTCGGGCTTTTTTGATAAAGCCCCGCGTCGGCCCTCCTCCTTCAGCGCTCACCGCCGACGTCTTTTACATCATAAATATTTCTTTCATATACATCAATGTTCTGCAAAGACAAAAAAACAGTATATTTTTTCATGGCGTCGAAACAAGTTCAACTATTTCACGCGATTTTTCGAAGCGCAACAAATTAATGTCCATTAAAATAGCCGCAGGGGGCTTTTTTTATTCCCCTGCGGCTTATTTTGTCTTCAAGAGACAATATATTGCGTCAATATTTTATCATTGCCCGGCCGTCAGAGCCGGGCAGTTTCCGTTACGCCTTTTTGTGCATGCGGTACAGCTTCAAGGCGATCATCACGTTGAGTCGGTCGCCGCTTTTGGACGGATCGATGCCGAGGATGTCGCAGATCTTCCGCCAGCGGTACTTGAGCGTGTTATAGTGAACGTTCATTGCCGTGGCCGCGTCTTTCAAGTTCCAATTGCAGCTCACCGTCGTCTGGAGCGTATTCAGCAGCGTGGCGCCGGCAGGCCGCTCATCGTTCAGAAGCGGCCCCAGATAACGTTCCATGAAGCCGCTGCCTTCGGGAGTACCGACCACGCCATACAGCAGTTTATAGACGCCCATTTCCGACCATGAGGCGATAACGTTGCCGCCCGTGCTGCGGCGCAGAAGTTCGAGTCCTTGCTGGGCCTGTCGGTAGCTTTCGGGGCAGTCGAAGACGTTGTTGCACGGATCGCCTACGCCGACTGTCACCGTAAAACCGGTTTCGGTCTGGATCACCTTCATCATATCGGCCAGAGTGCGCCGCAGCAGGTCGTTGAAGAATCCTCCCCCGTTTTCGTCGCCCGAAGGAAAGATAAAGACGATCGAGTCGCTCATCTCCGCATAGGGATATTTTCCGCCGTTAAGACGCGCCAGGAACGACCGGGCGATCGCGTAGATACGCGACTTGCTGTTTTCGATGGCGTTCACGCCCTGGCCGCCGGAAATGGCGCGGGTCAGGCAGCTCTTGTAGTTGTCGATATCGACGATGACCACGCGCTGAGGACCTTCAAGGTTCCAGTTGAAACTCTTGGCTCGATTCCAAGCCTCCTGCTCCATGCGGATGTTACGGGTGATCAGGTCCTGCACGAATTCGTTGCGATAACGCGATTCCACCTGATGCCGAACCTCGCGGCGCTGAAAGTACAGGAGCAGCGCGCCCTTGGCCTGATTGATCGGGATCTCCGACCAGCGGTCTTTGAGCTTTTCGGCGTCGGCGTCGAAAATGAGGTGTCCCAAAAGCCGGCCGTTGAGCATCACGTCCTCGTGGGGATAAAGATTCAGCACGTCCTTGAGCGGAAGCGTATCCAACGCCGCCGGCAGTTGCGGCGAATCGGAGAAAATGTACTTTCTGTCCGTCGCGAGATCCATGAAGGCCAGATCCACGTGCGTGAATTCGCAGAGCACCTGCATGATTTCCTCGATCTCCGCCGCCCGCACGCTGAGGCCGAAAAAGGTGTGGCGAACTTTTTCGGAGTATTTGAGCAGGCGCGCCTGGTCGTGAATGATCAGCGACTGCACCGGGTGAATGATGGCGGCAAAGGGGACGGAAATGGGAATGTCGATGATGGGGAATTTATGCTGGTCGGCCAGGTCGAGCACCGACTGGGGAACCTGTTTGATGTAGCGTTCGGTCTTGATGCCGATGCAGGTGGCCTGACGTTCGATCAGTTCGCGGACGAGCGCGAGCAGCTGTTCTTCCGTCTGAAAAGCGTAAGCCAGCGTGAGCACGCACTCGCCGCCGCGGATCCATTTCCACGAGTCAGGGGCTTCGATAAAGGTCGTGGTGGAAATTTCCCGGTCGAGCCCGCCAAATCCCGCCAGCACATGAAACCCCTTGAAAGACTCCAGGGCCAACGTTTCCCGCACAGTCGTCGTCATCGCTCAAGATCTCCTTATGCATTTCGAACTTGCGAACTTCATGCAAAGTATAGTACTATTATAGAGTTGAATTTTAAAGGTATCGTTTTCGCTCGTCATAAAGGGACGTCTGTTTTTGTTTTGCCGCCTTTGCGGCGGAAAAGCAGCGCGTCCTCTGCCGATAAGGACGAGTGTTTCAATTCTACATGAAAATTCTCTGAAGGCAAATTTGAGGAGGCTTCCCAGAAATTATGACTCTGCTCAAAAGTAAAATCCCGGCGTTTTTCGCGTTCGCCGCCGTTTGCCTTTGTCCCCCGGCGTGGGCGCTTTCGCAGAAGGAGTTCATGGATCTCTGTCTGAACGGCGACGCGCTGCAGGTCGCATCGGCCCTGAAAGACGAAGGGATCTCCGTCGGCAAAGCCGACGCCAAAGGCAACACGCCGCTGATGATGGCCGCTCAGGCCAAAGGCAAGGCCGCCGATCCCGACAAAATCAGGCTGCTCGTCAACGCCGGCGGCAACGTGAGCGCCGCCAACAAAGACAATCTGCGCGCACTGGCGGTCGCCGCCCAGGACAGCGACAATCCCGAGATTATCGTCGCCCTGGCCGCGGCCGGAGCCGATCTGGAAGAACGCGGCTCCCGCGGCTGGACGCCGCTCAGTCTCGCGGCGATGCGCAATCCCAATCCCGAGATCGCCGCGGCGCTGATCGACCTCGGCGCCGATCTCGCCGCCACGGATAACTCCGGCGCCACCCCGTTCATGCTGGCCGCGCGGGCCGGCAACGCCTACGAAGTTCTGATCACGCTGCTTGACGAAGGCGCCGATCCCACCGTGACCGGCGCCAACAAAAAGACGGCCTGGAGTTACCTGGAAAGCGGCAAAAAATACACTCCCGAACAGTTGGCCACGCTCAAAGAGCGCACGCAGCAAAAGAATGCTCCCGCCCCCATGACGCCGGAACGCTTCGCCAAACTCTGCCGCCGCGGTCTGGCACGACGCGTCGGTCTTTACCTCGAGGCCCGCACCGATCCGAACGCTCCCGTCGACGGCCTGACGCCGCTGATGTGGGCCGCGCAGTACAACGCGCACCCCGACGTCGTCGGCGTTCTCATGAAGTGGGGGGCCCGCGAGAACGCCCGCGACGACCGCGGGCGCACCGCGCTGATCCTGGCCGCCTCGACGAACGGCAATCCGAAAGTCCTTTCCGAGCTTCTCGTCCACGGAGCCCGCGTCGATTACCGCGACGTCGACGGCAAGACCGCCTTCGATTACGCCCAGGCCAATCCGGCGTTCGCCGCCGAGGATCTGCTGCTCCTTTCCTCCATCGCCGCAAGCGTAAACGAAGCGGAAGAGCGCGGCATCCAGATCGGCGCCGAGCGTCAGAAAAGCGTCGGCGGCCCCGCGGACAATCCGCGGATCGTGCCGCTCTATAAAAAAATAGCCGACGAGCAGAACGAGATCCTTCGCCTCACGACAGCCGCCGTCGAGTTGCGGAAAAAAGCCGACCTCGCCGCTCAGACGGCCGAAAACGCCCAAAAACGGCTCCAGACCGGCCACGAACTGTCGGAGCAGCAGAAAAGCCTGATCCAGCAGCTCACCGACAACCTCGCGGAACTCAAGGCCAGCCAGCGGCAAGAGCTGGAACTGAGCCGCGGGGACATCGACACGCTGACGGCGTTGTGGCAGAGCGAAATGCAGAAGAACCTCAAACTGATCGAAGAAAACAGGCTGGACTTCCAAAAGCGGAAAGGCGAAATCGACGCGCTCGCCGCTCGCCTGCAGGCCGCCGAAGCGCGATCGAACCGGTTGGCCGAAGAGAAAGCGGCCGCCGAAGCCAATTTCGGCAAAGAACGCGCCGAGGCGGAGAACAATTTGGCGGCGGTCAAGTCCCATCTCGAAGAAGCATACAAAAACGAAGTGGAGCGACTGAACGCCCAAATCCGCGCCGGCGAGGAAAAAAGCCGCCAGGCCGTTCAATATCAAAGCGTGGCCCTGTCCCAGCACCGACAGGAAGTTATCGACCTGAAATCTCGCCAGGCTCGCCTGCTTGAAGAAAACGCCCTGAAATACGAACAGCAACTGGCCG
This region includes:
- a CDS encoding ankyrin repeat domain-containing protein, with product MTLLKSKIPAFFAFAAVCLCPPAWALSQKEFMDLCLNGDALQVASALKDEGISVGKADAKGNTPLMMAAQAKGKAADPDKIRLLVNAGGNVSAANKDNLRALAVAAQDSDNPEIIVALAAAGADLEERGSRGWTPLSLAAMRNPNPEIAAALIDLGADLAATDNSGATPFMLAARAGNAYEVLITLLDEGADPTVTGANKKTAWSYLESGKKYTPEQLATLKERTQQKNAPAPMTPERFAKLCRRGLARRVGLYLEARTDPNAPVDGLTPLMWAAQYNAHPDVVGVLMKWGARENARDDRGRTALILAASTNGNPKVLSELLVHGARVDYRDVDGKTAFDYAQANPAFAAEDLLLLSSIAASVNEAEERGIQIGAERQKSVGGPADNPRIVPLYKKIADEQNEILRLTTAAVELRKKADLAAQTAENAQKRLQTGHELSEQQKSLIQQLTDNLAELKASQRQELELSRGDIDTLTALWQSEMQKNLKLIEENRLDFQKRKGEIDALAARLQAAEARSNRLAEEKAAAEANFGKERAEAENNLAAVKSHLEEAYKNEVERLNAQIRAGEEKSRQAVQYQSVALSQHRQEVIDLKSRQARLLEENALKYEQQLAELKNRHAKELQEVTLQNEQKLDAKIRETVATMEERQRNALLQEQSRHAVALGEQQKRLEEAHEAKISELSRQKDEELHEKTEAALRENSALKKQFDETLAVLNANLRKEREISAALEAELNSQKDKAAQDLAEVQARLDSREKQLHVELNEKLTAQDTRLKAAFEIEKARLETAHRQEMFDAVSKLEAQYNDELNRLRTSHGDELNEKVSALQRAFDVAQAQSRELLDATLAAAETQKRAEAEKEAAATKAGIEQGRQEASRLLETAYAQSLRQAELRYDKMLKEQQTQQQIEFASSRDALNAKHRQEMEQAAARAERDVKSVLARAEQQKMQDVAALRADFARRLAERERELTAQRASEIEQARNAVARDGEKLIAALKQEYEKRLATLLAQKDAFHAAELKKLEAIQKGALRAAAESHREPEQSVLAQSDQPPTKTN
- a CDS encoding PucR family transcriptional regulator, with protein sequence MTTTVRETLALESFKGFHVLAGFGGLDREISTTTFIEAPDSWKWIRGGECVLTLAYAFQTEEQLLALVRELIERQATCIGIKTERYIKQVPQSVLDLADQHKFPIIDIPISVPFAAIIHPVQSLIIHDQARLLKYSEKVRHTFFGLSVRAAEIEEIMQVLCEFTHVDLAFMDLATDRKYIFSDSPQLPAALDTLPLKDVLNLYPHEDVMLNGRLLGHLIFDADAEKLKDRWSEIPINQAKGALLLYFQRREVRHQVESRYRNEFVQDLITRNIRMEQEAWNRAKSFNWNLEGPQRVVIVDIDNYKSCLTRAISGGQGVNAIENSKSRIYAIARSFLARLNGGKYPYAEMSDSIVFIFPSGDENGGGFFNDLLRRTLADMMKVIQTETGFTVTVGVGDPCNNVFDCPESYRQAQQGLELLRRSTGGNVIASWSEMGVYKLLYGVVGTPEGSGFMERYLGPLLNDERPAGATLLNTLQTTVSCNWNLKDAATAMNVHYNTLKYRWRKICDILGIDPSKSGDRLNVMIALKLYRMHKKA